In the genome of Bordetella avium, the window AGCTGCCGGGTTGGTCTGAGTCCACGGTTGGCGTTACCGAGTACAGCAAGCTGCCGCTCAATGCTCGCCGCTATCTGGAGCGTGTTGCCGAAGTTTGCGGTGTGCCGATCGACCTCGTGTCGACCGGTCCGGATCGCAATGAAACCATCGTGCTGCGTCATCCCCTGAAGGGTTGAGCAGAGGTTTCAGCAGATAATTCGCCATGTCCAAGTAAGCGCATGGCGGGTTATGATATATACGGCCGCCGCGGCATGATGCCGCCGGTGGCCTTTTCGTATTTTCCAGCAGGAGTTTAAGCGCCTATGAGCTCGCCAAACAACGACGACAGCCACGTATGGGTGACTTGGGACGACTACAACCGATTAATCGAGAAGCTGGCCCTGCAGGTATACCAATCGGGTTGGGAGTTCGACCAGATTCTGTGCCTGGCGCGTGGTGGTGTCCGTGTCGGCGATGTCATGTCCCGTATTTATGATGTGCCGCTGGGCATTCTGGCCACCAGCAGCTATCGCGAGGCCGCAGGCACCAAGCAGGGTGAACTGGATATTGCGCAGTTCATTACGATTACTCGGGGTACCTTATCCGGTCGAGTGTTGTTGGTAGACGACATGGTCGATACCGGCATGACCTTCAACAGGGTCTTTAATCACCTTAAAGAACAGTTCCCCGCCATTACCGAGCTGCGCAGCGCGGTGCTCTGGTGGAAGGGGCATTCTCAGGTAACGCCCGACTATTTCGTCGACAAGCTGCCGACCAATCCCTGGATACATCAGCCCTTCGAAGATTACGACAGCCTGCGGCCGCATCAGCTCGAGGCTTGGATTCGGAAAGGTTCACGCTAGAGGCAGGGCTGCCAGCCTCTGGTCAAGTTTGGCGCAATCATGCTAGAATCGCTGGTTATCGCTAAACCGAACCTGGCGCTCGTTTCCCGCGTACCGATTTTTCGGTATTCACTTGGGTGACAACGCCAAGGAAACTGCGGCGATGCGGGTGTTGCGGGTTTCGCTACATCTGAAGCGCCGGAAGCGGCCCGGCTTACCCGGGATGCCGGTTTTTGCCTGCCCGTTGCGGAGCTGTAGTCTGCATAAGGCTAAGAAAACCGGTTTAGCCAGGTTTGTTAATCAATCACTGTTACCCAAGACACTGAATTTATGCCTATCGTTCGACTGAAGGAAAACGAACCGTTTGAAGCCGCTCTGCGTCGCTTCAAGCGCACCATCGAAAAAACCGGTTTGCTCACCGAACTGCGTTCGCGCGAGTTCTACGAGAAGCCCACGGCAGAGCGCAAGCGCAAGCACGCCGCCGCGGTGAAGCGCCACTACAAGCGGATTCGTAGCCAGCAACTGCCTCCGCGCATGTATTGATCTGATTCCCGAATCTATTGATTCCTGAGTCGTTCATACAAGATTTGCTCGCCCGAGTCGACGTAGTCGACGTCGTCGGGCGCTATGTGCAGCTGCGCAAGGGCGGGGCCAATCTTCTTGGCCTGTGCCCCTTTCACAACGAAAAAAGCCCCTCTTTTACCGTCAGCCCAACTAAGCAGTTTTATCACTGTTTCGGTTGTGGAGCCCATGGCAGCGCCATCACTTTTATGATGGAGCACACGGGTGCAAGTTTCCCCGAGGCCGTGCGCTCGCTCGCCGGCTCGGTGGGAATGACGGTCCCCGAAGAGCCTCGCAGTCCTCGCCAGCAAGCCGAATCGGTGCGCCGCAAGGCCGAGGTGTCTCGCCATACCCAAGTGCTGGATGCTGCGCAGGCGCAGTATCTGCAATGGCTGCGTTCGTCCCCCGAGGCTATTGCCTACCTTAAACAGCGTGGCCTGACTGGTGCAGTGGCCAAGACCTTCGGCCTGGGTTGGTCTGGCACGGACCGGCATGGTTTGGCCAAGGTTTTCGATAATTACGATGACCCCACGCTGGTCGAGGCGGGTCTGGTTATCGAGTCTGAAGACGGCCGCCGCTACGACCGTTTCCGCGAACGCATCATGTTCCCCATCCGTAACGCGAGGGGCAGCCTGATCGGTTTTGGCGGACGCATTATTGGCAAGGGGGAGCCCAAATATCTGAACTCGCCCGAAACGCCAATTTTCAGCAAAGGCCATGAGCTTTACGGCCTTTGGGAAGGACGCTTGGCCATACGCCAGGCGGGTGTGGTCATCGTGGTCGAAGGCTATATGGACGTCGTCGGGCTGGCGCAATTGGGCATCGGCAATGCGGTGGCCACCTTAGGCACCTCAACCACGCCCGATCACGTCAAAAAACTCCTGCGCGCCAGCGACAAGGTGGTTTTTAGTTTTGATGGCGATAGTGCGGGGCGTCGGGCGGCATGGCGGGCTTTGCAGGCTTGCCTGCCCGTGTTGCGCGACGATATTTCCATTCGCTTCCTGTTTTTGCCGTCTGAGCACGATCCGGACTCTTATGTGCGTGAGTTCGGTGCTGAGGCTTTTCGAGGCCAGATGGCGCAGGCCAGCGCGCTGTCGCGCTTTCTGCTCGATGAGCTGGCCTCCCGGCATAACCTTGGCGAGGCCGAAGGCCGCGCCAGTTGTCTGCATGAGGCCAAGCCCCTTTTGGCCGAGATTCCCGAGTGCGGGCTCAAGACTCAGATTGAACGTGAGATGGCCAAGCTGGTCCAGCTCACACCTGAAGAAATGGCGCAGGCCTTGGCCCAGCACGCTGCCCAGATGCAGGCGCAGGCCGCTGCCCGTCAGCAAGTGCAGTCGCCGTCCGCGGCCCTCACGCCTGTGGCGCCGGCGGGGGATGATCCTCCACCGGATTGGGCGAATCAGCCGCTTTCCGATGACGAACACGATATTTATTCGGTGGGCGCGGCAGGCCCTTCTTGGCAGGAATCCGACGGCCTGGATTGGCGTGGCAAGTCTCAAGACAAGCCGGCTTGGAAGGGCAAGGGTGACTGGAAAGGCAAAGGCGACTGGAAGGGCAAAAAACGTCGTGACGAAACCGGCGGCTACGAAGGTCGACGTGTCATGCCATCGCTGGCCCGTCGCCTGCTTTGTTTGCTGCTCGCCCACCCGGAGTTGGTCGACACCATGGGCGACCAACAACTTGAAGTCATTGACCATGGCCCCAATCTAGGGTTGGTGCGGGACTTGATCGTGTTGGCGCAAACGAGTGGCGCTCGTCATGTCGGTGCTCTCATGGAGGCGGCAGATCCAGACTCGGATCTCTTTGTGCTGCTCAAGGGTTTACGGGCGGATATGATGGCGCAGGAAGATCTTCCTGAGCCCCAGGTCGAGTGGGACGACGCTTTGCGCCGCATCGAAATTGACGGCTTGCGCGCCGAAATGGCCCGATTAGCTACCGAGGGCCTGCTTACAGAGGAGGCGCGCCGGCGTTACGGCGAACTCCGGCAGCGTTTGACGGTCTTAAGTACATCCGGTTTGCGTTGAAAAGTACGGTACACTTTAGGGTTTTTCCAGGCATGGCAGGCCGGGTATGGGCGGCACAGGCCGGTTGTCAGCGGGTGCGCCACGGCGTGTTGCAGCGGGCGGGTTGTGGCTCGATTGTTATCGATGTCAGGACGTGGCGCGCCGGGCGCGAGAGCGCTCGGTAATATCAGGCGGTGATGATGCGCGGTAGTGAGTCATCACCTTGGCGGCGGCAAGTCTGCCGTAAAGAATGAAGTGCGTCGCGGGATTGATCCTGTGACGTGGTGTAGGAGATCGGCTCTTTTTTTGTGCGGCAGGCTGGTATTGCGTCACCGAAGTGCGCATACTAAAGTGATGCGAACCTGATTATCCTGTATGGATATTCCTCCCTGATCAAGGGGATGGCGCCGCACCGAACCGTTGTAAGCAGTACAGATAGCTAGAAGG includes:
- a CDS encoding phosphoribosyltransferase, producing the protein MSSPNNDDSHVWVTWDDYNRLIEKLALQVYQSGWEFDQILCLARGGVRVGDVMSRIYDVPLGILATSSYREAAGTKQGELDIAQFITITRGTLSGRVLLVDDMVDTGMTFNRVFNHLKEQFPAITELRSAVLWWKGHSQVTPDYFVDKLPTNPWIHQPFEDYDSLRPHQLEAWIRKGSR
- the rpsU gene encoding 30S ribosomal protein S21; the encoded protein is MPIVRLKENEPFEAALRRFKRTIEKTGLLTELRSREFYEKPTAERKRKHAAAVKRHYKRIRSQQLPPRMY
- the dnaG gene encoding DNA primase — protein: MIPESFIQDLLARVDVVDVVGRYVQLRKGGANLLGLCPFHNEKSPSFTVSPTKQFYHCFGCGAHGSAITFMMEHTGASFPEAVRSLAGSVGMTVPEEPRSPRQQAESVRRKAEVSRHTQVLDAAQAQYLQWLRSSPEAIAYLKQRGLTGAVAKTFGLGWSGTDRHGLAKVFDNYDDPTLVEAGLVIESEDGRRYDRFRERIMFPIRNARGSLIGFGGRIIGKGEPKYLNSPETPIFSKGHELYGLWEGRLAIRQAGVVIVVEGYMDVVGLAQLGIGNAVATLGTSTTPDHVKKLLRASDKVVFSFDGDSAGRRAAWRALQACLPVLRDDISIRFLFLPSEHDPDSYVREFGAEAFRGQMAQASALSRFLLDELASRHNLGEAEGRASCLHEAKPLLAEIPECGLKTQIEREMAKLVQLTPEEMAQALAQHAAQMQAQAAARQQVQSPSAALTPVAPAGDDPPPDWANQPLSDDEHDIYSVGAAGPSWQESDGLDWRGKSQDKPAWKGKGDWKGKGDWKGKKRRDETGGYEGRRVMPSLARRLLCLLLAHPELVDTMGDQQLEVIDHGPNLGLVRDLIVLAQTSGARHVGALMEAADPDSDLFVLLKGLRADMMAQEDLPEPQVEWDDALRRIEIDGLRAEMARLATEGLLTEEARRRYGELRQRLTVLSTSGLR